Part of the Hevea brasiliensis isolate MT/VB/25A 57/8 chromosome 16, ASM3005281v1, whole genome shotgun sequence genome is shown below.
ATGTTTTTTCTCTTTTGTACTCATACCCTTCTCCCTTcatcttttgataaaaaaaaatacaaactgTCTATGCAAAAGAGTTAATCGTTCTCCTAAATTTATAAGTAATTAAGGAAAATTGTTTTCCAATAGAAAAAACACAAAAATATTGTCCAAGAAAATGAGTGAAGATACttgaacaattaaaaaaaaaaatcgtaaAATCAGATTTAGTTTCAACATAGCAAAATATCCATTTTCATCCAAAAATATGtttttcaaaatattatattttttaaaatataaggacctattaattaatttcagtaAAATAGAGGAACTACATAATAGTATTTTTCAAACTATAAAGAtcactaattaatttttataaaatagagagactaaataataGTTTGACTAGCATTGAGTAACTGAAAAATTGATTGAAGGGGCTAAATAATTTAACAGAAGCAAATTATAGGGATTAAATAGTGTAATTTCAAAATACAGGACTGTTAAAATAcatagactaaataataattttcatttttaattccTCACATGTAACCGTTACATTATTGTACTAGGGAAAGGATGCTCCCTAAGAGATAATTGTTCtgtgaaattgaaatgaaaccaataATAAGAGTTGAAAAGCCACTACTTGCATAAATTCTCTAATCTCCATTAGTCaataaatacaaataatcataagatAATTTACTTTGGTTAAATCTACTCTTTTAACTTACAAAACAATAAAATCATCATCATCCAATAAAGCGTTTTCATCATTCAACTCAATATCAAAATATAAACCTGGTGATTCATTCCTCCATTGCATAAATTTCTTCTGCACATACGACACTTGATCAGGTTTCCCTCTTGTTTCACTTCCTTCAATTCTCCATAAGCGCCCACTGCCAATTTCCATTTCACCAAGCCTTATATTGGCAGTCATAAAACCTGCCAATTCAAGGCCATCCGCCATTAAGCAACAGTCCCGTATATGAATTGTTTCCAGCTTAAGGCACTCATCAAAGATCATATTAATGGCCTCCCTGTACAAGCAAGCACCTTCAAAAACTAGGGTCACTAAGGTCTTCATTCTGCATAAAGTCTCAGCTATATCAGCTGTtacaaatctcatcatttcaagaGGGTTGATTACGTATAGAGTCTCAAGTTCAGAGCAGTTTTCACTAATCGCTTGTATGATCTGAACAAAACAAGATTCCTGCATTTGTAGTGGAAGAACTATATGCTGAACTTTTTTCCAATTACATATTGCGTCAGCAAAGCCTTTTTCtgttatcttataagtgccctcTAGTACAAGATCTTCAAGGTTAGGAGTTCTGCAAGTGGCCAATTAATTAAATGGTAAGAATTCTATTCAGTAACATAAATTGAAAAACAAGGCATCACCGAAGAAAATTATAGCTTGCTTACCTTTTGGCTATGTACAGAAGGTGTTCATCAGTAATATCAAGACCTTTGGGGATCACAACAGTCTTGACAGATAATCTCCATCGCTCTAGAGAAAAGCCATTAGCATCATGACCCTCCATTACAGTCCTTAGCAGCTTACTCATTGATTTTTGAAATCTGAAATTAAAATTTGCAGAAGCTTCCAAGACAGGAGTCAAATC
Proteins encoded:
- the LOC110667235 gene encoding F-box/LRR-repeat protein At3g48880-like yields the protein MDIIVILTLNFFVYNTKVIFFLNARFSRMASNKKRNIDGCSVHDINPWDERRWEEFDINILREIFSILPNCDLFCNVSSVCQSWMLVCWDILFWRHNMLDLTPVLEASANFNFRFQKSMSKLLRTVMEGHDANGFSLERWRLSVKTVVIPKGLDITDEHLLYIAKRTPNLEDLVLEGTYKITEKGFADAICNWKKVQHIVLPLQMQESCFVQIIQAISENCSELETLYVINPLEMMRFVTADIAETLCRMKTLVTLVFEGACLYREAINMIFDECLKLETIHIRDCCLMADGLELAGFMTANIRLGEMEIGSGRLWRIEGSETRGKPDQVSYVQKKFMQWRNESPGLYFDIELNDENALLDDDDFIVL